A window of the Hevea brasiliensis isolate MT/VB/25A 57/8 chromosome 6, ASM3005281v1, whole genome shotgun sequence genome harbors these coding sequences:
- the LOC110651491 gene encoding magnesium transporter MRS2-11, chloroplastic, protein MALSSHLLQFPVHTSSPGPDYLLFYPSPCQSSSPISIRKAMIPLVPIALNVSARVRCLTKSSAEEDRWSESETLVSDGDDGGEATREDAKVQQRRRERIATSYGDSLTLGIREPIYEVVEVKSNGMVSTRKINRRQLLKSSGLRPRDIRSVDPSLFLTNSMPSLVVREHAILLNLGSLRAIAMQERVLIFDYNCKGGKAFIDTLLPRLNPRNINGGPCMPFELEVVEAALLSRVQRLEQRLMTIEPRVQALLEVLPNKLTADILEELRISKQTLVELGSRAGALRQMLLDLLEDPHEIRRICIMGRNCTLVKGNNSVECSVPLEKQIAEEEEEEIEMLLENYLQRCESCHGQAERLLDSAKEMEDSIAVNLSSRRLEVSRVELLLQVGTFCVAVGALVAGIFGMNLKSYLEEHMFAFWLTTAGIIVGAVVAFFMMYSYLRSRKIL, encoded by the exons ATGGCACTGTcttctcatcttcttcaatttCCAGTCCACACTTCGTCTCCAGGACCTGATTATCTCCTCTTCTATCCCTCTCCATGCCAATCGTCTTCTCCAATTTCCATCCGGAAGGCTATGATTCCGCTAGTTCCAATCGCGCTCAATGTATCTGCCAGAGTTAGGTGCTTGACGAAGTCGTCTGCTGAAGAGGATCGCTGGAGTGAATCGGAGACTTTGGTGTCTGATGGCGATGATGGTGGAGAAGCAACGAGAGAGGACGCGAAAGTCCAACAACGCCGGCGAGAGAGAATTGCCACTTCGTATGGTGATTCTCTTACGCTTGGGATTCGCGAGCCGATTTATGAG GTTGTAGAAGTGAAGTCAAATGGGATGGTATCTACAAGGAAAATAAACAGACGCCAATTATTAAAGTCAAGTG GTCTTCGCCCAAGAGATATCCGGAGTGTTGATCCGTCATTGTTTTTGACAAATTCAATGCCTTCTTTAGTG GTTCGTGAGCATGCTATATTGCTAAATCTGGGCTCGTTACGAGCAATAGCGATGCAAGAGCGTGTCCTTATATTTGACTATAACTG TAAAGGAGGGAAAGCTTTTATAGATACATTGTTACCTCGATTAAATCCCAGAAATATCAATGGAGGGCCATGCATGCCATTTGAGCTTGAG GTTGTTGAAGCAGCATTGCTTTCACGAGTACAGCGATTGGAGCAGAGACTTATGACTATTGAACCTCGT GTTCAAGCTCTTCTTGAAGTTTTACCCAACAAGTTAACTGCTGACATATTAGAGGAACTCCGTATTAGCAAGCAAACATTG GTTGAATTAGGTTCAAGGGCAGGAGCTCTTAGACAAATGTTGCTTGATCTTTTGGAGGACCCACATGAAATACGTCGTATATGTATAATGGGAAGAAACTGCACTCTTGTAAAGGGAAATAATAGTGTGGAATGCTCTGTTCCCTTAGAAAAGCAAATTGCTGAGG aagaagaggaagaaattgagaTGCTTTTGGAAAATTATCTTCAAAG GTGTGAATCTTGTCATGGTCAGGCAGAACGACTTCTTGATTCTGCAAAAGAAATGGAAGATTCTATTGCTGTTAATTTAAG CTCTCGGAGGCTTGAAGTAAGTAGAGTGGAATTACTTCTCCAAGTTGGGACATTTTGTGTGGCAGTCGGTGCTCTAGTTGCAG GTATATTTGGCATGAACTTGAAGTCCTATCTTGAAGAGCACATG TTTGCCTTTTGGCTGACAACAGCTGGGATAATTGTTGGTGCTGTTGTGGCATTTTTTATGATGTACTCGTATCTCAGATCTAGGAAAATACTGTAA
- the LOC110651487 gene encoding GDSL esterase/lipase At5g22810 encodes MDLSNSLYSSFLLIALVFSVANAQPLVPALFIFGDSVVDAGNNNHLYTIVKANFPPYGRDFINHQPTGRFCNGKLASDFTAENIGFTSYPPAYLSKEAQGTNLLIGANFASGASGFYDPTAKLYHAIPLTQQLQYYKEYQNKIVGIAGKTNASSIISDAVYLVSAGASDFVQNYYINPLLYEKYTPEQFSDILVQSYANFIQDLYKLGARKVGVTSLPPLGCLPAAITIFGSDSNECVAKLNKDAISFNNKLNATSQSLVNKLSGLNLLVFDIYQPLYDLVTKPADNGFVEARKACCGTGLLETSILCNSKSVGTCANASEYVFWDGFHPSEAANKILADDLLTSGISLIF; translated from the exons ATGGACCTGTCAAATTCTTTgtattcttcctttcttcttattGCTCTGGTTTTCTCGGTGGCCAATGCCCAACCTCTGGTTCCTGCCTTGTTCATATTTGGAGATTCTGTTGTTGATGCTGGCAACAACAACCACCTTTACACTATTGTAAAGGCAAACTTCCCTCCTTATGGTAGGGACTTTATCAATCATCAACCAACTGGCAGATTCTGCAATGGAAAACTTGCCTCTGATTTCACTG CTGAGAACATAGGCTTCACTTCTTATCCACCAGCCTACCTTAGCAAAGAAGCTCAAGGCACAAACCTCCTGATTGGTGCCAATTTTGCATCTGGTGCTTCTGGTTTCTATGACCCTACAGCTAAGCTATAT CATGCAATCCCATTGACTCAGCAACTACAATACTACAAGGAATACCAGAACAAGATAGTGGGAATTGCAGGGAAAACCAATGCTTCATCAATTATATCTGATGCAGTCTACCTTGTTAGTGCTGGAGCTAGTGACTTTGTTCAAAACTATTACATTAATCCTCTTCTCTACGAGAAGTATACACCTGAACAGTTCTCTGACATTCTCGTGCAATCCTATGCAAATTTCATTCAG GATTTATATAAGTTAGGAGCAAGAAAGGTTGGAGTAACATCATTGCCGCCCCTTGGATGTTTACCAGCAGCTATCACAATATTTGGCTCTGATAGTAATGAATGTGTGGCCAAGTTAAACAAGGATGCAATTTCCTTCAATAACAAGCTCAATGCCACATCTCAGAGCCTTGTAAACAAGCTTTCAGGCCTCAATTTACTTGTTTTCGATATCTACCAACCTCTCTATGATCTTGTTACAAAACCTGCTGATAATG GATTTGTAGAGGCAAGAAAGGCTTGCTGTGGAACAGGGTTGCTAGAAACATCAATATTGTGCAATTCGAAATCTGTGGGAACATGTGCAAATGCATCCGAGTATGTGTTCTGGGATGGTTTTCATCCTTCAGAGGCTGCAAACAAAATCTTAGCAGATGATTTGCTTACCAGTGGCATCTCTCTCATCTTTTAA
- the LOC110651489 gene encoding putative phospholipid:diacylglycerol acyltransferase 2 codes for MALIVRFRKLCFVEPVRFQSYESQKCEKKEEIVAPPTKNGLEINKKKTKRGPRELSCIDYCCWMIGYLCTIWWLLFFLYHCLPATLLGFQVPESPGTRLKREGLIAQHPVVLVPGFVTGGLELWEGKPCAEGLFRKRLWGGTFSEMFKRSLCWLDHLILHNETGLDPPGVRVRAVPGLAAADYFASGYFVWAVLIENLAKIGYEGKNLFMAAYDWRLSFQNTEIRDQALTRLKSKIELMYVTNGYKKVVVVPHSMGAIYFLHFLKWVELSPLMGGGSGPGWCSKHIKAIMNIGPTFLGSPKMVTSILTTEGKDVARFRAMLSGVLDSELLGIQTVEHVLRVSRTWDSTVSLLPKGGETIWGNLDWFPEEGQVCVCSKKRSLLTSTNDNSTDVKGGLQVKESNKYGRIVSFGKSASQLPSSELPSFDTKEFFGLHMDKNSGSSCGQVWTEYDVINRESIRKFAENKAFTAATVFDLLRFVAPKMMQRAESQFSHGIADNLDDPKYEHYIYWSNPLETRLPDAPDMEIYCLYGVGVPTERSYVLKISPADRCKSIPFRIDTSVDGEEGSCLKNGVYLVDGDESVPALSAGFMCAKGWKGRTRFNPFGSRTYIREYQHKPSSSLLEGRTTESGSHVDVLGNYAFIEDVLRVAAGATGAEIGGDRIHSDILKMSEKINLQL; via the exons ATGGCTTTAATTGTTCGATTTCGAAAGCTATGCTTTGTGGAGCCTGTGAGGTTCCAGTCGTATGAATCCCAAAAATgcgagaagaaagaagaaattgttGCCCCACCTAccaaaaatggcttagaaatcaACAAGAAAAAGACTAAAAGAGGGCCCAGAGAATTGAGTTGCATAGACTACTGTTGTTGGATGATTGGGTATCTGTGCACTATTTGGTGGCTTCTGTTTTTCTTGTATCACTGTTTGCCGGCCACATTGCTTGGCTTTCAGGTCCCTGAATCACCTGGAACAAGACTTAAACGTGAAGGCTTGATTGCTCAGCATCCAGTGGTTTTGGTACCTGGCTTTGTTACTGGAGGCCTGGAGCTCTGGGAGGGCAAGCCTTGTGCAGAAGGTCTTTTTCGAAAGCGACTTTGGGGTGGTACCTTCTCCGAGATGTTCAAAAG GTCACTTTGTTGGTTGGACCACTTGATTTTGCACAATGAGACTGGTCTTGACCCGCCTGGTGTTCGAGTCCGTGCTGTCCCTGGACTGGCTGCAGCTGACTATTTTGCTTCAGGGTACTTTGTTTGGGCTGTTCTCattgagaatttggcaaaaattgGTTATGAAGGGAAGAATCTCTTCATGGCAGCCTATGATTGGAGGCTCTCTTTTCAGAATACAGAG ATTCGGGACCAGGCTCTTACTAGATTGAAGAGTAAAATAGAACTTATGTATGTAACAAATGGTTATAAGAAAGTGGTAGTGGTTCCCCATTCCATGGGGGCCATCTATTTTCTGCACTTCCTTAAATGGGTTGAACTATCTCCTCTGATGGGAGGTGGTAGTGGTCCAGGTTGGTGCAGCAAGCACATAAAAGCAATCATGAACATTGGTCCAACATTTCTTGGTTCTCCAAAGATGGTTACTAGTATACTCACTACCGAGGGAAAAGACGTTGCAAGGTTCAG AGCTATGTTATCTGGTGTTTTGGATTCTGAACTTCTCGGGATTCAGACTGTAGAGCATGTCCTGCGGGTGAGTCGAACATGGGATTCAACTGTGTCATTGCTGCCTAAAGGAGGAGAGACTATCTGGGGCAACCTGGATTGGTTTCCTGAAGAAGGGCAAGTTTGTGTTTGTTCAAAGAAGAGATCCCTGCTAACCTCGACAAATGATAACAGCACGGATGTGAAAGGAGGTTTACAAGTGAAAGAGTCAAATAAGTATGGAAGGATAGTTTCTTTTGGCAAGTCAGCATCACAATTACCATCCTCGGAGCTTCCCTCTTTTGATACAAAG GAATTTTTTGGTTTGCATATGGACAAGAATTCAGGGTCCTCATGTGGACAGGTTTGGACTGAATATGATGTGATAAACAGGGAAAGTATACGAAAATTTGCAGAAAACAAAGCTTTTACAGCTGCAACTGTTTTTGATTTACTTCGTTTTGTGGCTCCAAAAATGATGCAACGTGCTGAGTCTCAATTCTCTCATGGGATAGCTGACAACCTTGATGATCCTAAGTATGAACATTACATATACTGGTCTAACCCACTAGAAACCAG GTTACCTGATGCACCAGATATGGAGATATACTGCTTATACGGGGTTGGCGTTCCTACTGAAAGGTCATATGTATTGAAGATATCCCCAGCTGATAGGTGCAAGAGTATTCCATTCCGGATTGACACCTCAGTTGATGGAGAAGAGGGTAGTTGCTTGAAAAATGGAGTATATTTAGTTGATGGGGATGAAAGTGTTCCCGCACTGAGTGCTGGCTTTATGTGTGCCAAAGGTTGGAAAGGAAGAACCCGGTTCAACCCATTCGGCAGTCGCACATACATAAGGGAGTATCAACACAAACCATCATCAAGCCTGCTTGAGGGAAGAACTACAGAGAGTGGATCACATGTTGACGTCTTGGGAAATTATGCTTTTATTGAAGACGTACTAAGAGTTGCAGCTGGAGCCACAGGTGCTGAGATTGGAGGTGATAGGATTCATTCTGATATCTTGAAAATGTCAGAGAAAATAAATCTTCAGTTGTGA